The Lolium perenne isolate Kyuss_39 chromosome 6, Kyuss_2.0, whole genome shotgun sequence genome segment CACATTAGATGTTAGGAAAGATAAGTAAAAGTATATAGaaaattatttgtatcaaacatgTACTTGTCGAGGAAGCGTACCGTATTTTGGTTTTAATCAAGATCGCCCATTCTtctctttttcatattttttgatTAATCTAGCATGCATTTGTCTCTGTAACTAAACATTAACAAGGCACAAAGCTTTCTAGAGTGTGCTTTCAGGTCAATCGATTGGCCGACGGTGCCATCCGAATTTGGAAATGACTAGGTGGGCCTAGCTTCACCAATAGATTCTTCATCTATTTAAAGCGTTCGTTTCCTCTCTCTAGCCAGTCTTCTCACAACACATCTTCTATTGGTACAATAGTCTCGTCTTACACCATCTGCACTCAGTTGTAGTTGATAATCACATCAATGGCCTCCACTAACAGCTGGACCCTCGAGCTCGAGTCAAAGGTGTCTGCGCCGCGCAAGTTCCGCGCATGTGTCATGGATTGGCATACTCTAGCACCCAAGCTTGCCCCACATGTCATCGACAACGCCCACCATGTTGAGGGAGATGGTGGCACTGGCACCGTGAGACACTACAATTGTGGCTCAGGTACGCATACCATATATATGACATACATTCATGTCACCTGCTGTCTAGCACACATGTTCGAATCATAACAAGAAGTTGGTCGTGCAGCCGTGCCCTTCAACGCCATGAAGAAGAAGGTCGAGTTCCTCGACGTGGACAAGTGCGAGTGCAaatacaccatcgagtgtgacggtgTTGAGACATCCACGTGGAACATCAAGATGAAGCCAACAGCCAACGGTGGGAGTGTGGCAATTGTGGAATGCACGTCCAAGGGCGTGCAGGCTAACGACATGATGCTCAAGGCCAAGGAGTCTGCTGCCGAAATGTTCAAGACTGTTGAGGCCTATCTCATCGCCAACCCGAACGCCTACAACTAAGTCAGGAAAGAGGGATCATACATAATAATGCCGCTTTCTCCCCGAGCGAATAAAACTGCTCCAACCTCAGTGGTATGCTAGAGCAAGCTGGGTGTGGACTTATGAAGTTAAATAAAAAGAAGTCGGGTGTAGACCTCGGCGTGTTTGTTTCCAACTTGTGTTGCCTGCTTATGTATCTTCATGATGGTTCTGCACAAGAATAAAAGAAAGTATCTGAAATACATGACGCTCTTGTTTAAAATTAGTAGGTTCTTTCCGGCCATAAAAATAACAAGATAACAAATTACGGTCTATCAAAAATGGATGTTAAGCAATACGTCGAGAATCCGCCACCGATGGGATGGAGCCCTACCTTTTCGATAGCTCAGTTCTTCGATTGATTCTGATGTTAAGTGAACAACAACTTCCTCAAAAAGGATAAAAAAATAATGGTATCTATACAACACTTTCAAGAAGGAAACAAATAGGAAGGACCTATAAGAAAAACACAAAATTATCACCTAAGCAGAAAATGTGTTAATTGTTAAATATATATTAAATCATATAAATTCATTCTTCTACGTTGTACTAATTTGTATTTAGTTGAAGAGCACCAAAGTCCAAGGATACCAAATTGAAGGTACGTTGGTATGGGCAGGCTCACAAGATCTCAAGGAAGAAAATTATACTAATCAAGCATCCAATCCAAAGAATGTATGCTTCGTAGGTGCTCCCATGGCTGAATAAAGGCTACTTGGCCAAGGGAAATGTTTTTGTACTTACATGCATGGATGTGGATGTTTTCGTTGTTGTGCTTTGAGATTCGGATATAAAGAGGAAACAAATGAATCTTTTCATCTACCATGGTGAACACGAATCTCGAGTAATAAATAgacggtgacggaaacacccacacTCATAGGTGTAAGTACAAAATCCACACCTCTTGTCCAACTACCTCCCTTGTCCCAAACAGTTCTGTAATCCTGCACTTGCAGCCCACAATGGTTCCTAATTTGCGGGGAGGCACCTGACAAAGGCAGACTTTAGTGGGCTCCTCGCCTTCAAGAAATTGCGCGAGGTTTTCTGGAACTCTGGAAAAAAGGTTTAGATTTGTATATATATGGCGTGGGATCAAAATGAAAATGACGATATCACATGCATATATACACGCGCATATGTACCTTATTTACAAAGGGTTTTCATAGATAGTGATAAAATAATCAAAGTACTCCTCTGTCAACGACGACGGTGATGGTGGTGGCGATGATCCACCAGCGCGGCCCCGGCCACCACGGGCaccacggccacgaccacgaccacgaccacgggcaCTGGAACCTATACCATCGTCCATCGCTGAAACCATGAAACACACGCATGAAGATCGGATCGAGATTGGGAACAAACGAACTGTTGAGATAAAGGCGCGCTAACTAGCACCTGGTTATCGAATGGGGGCGAAAAAACCAGCCGAAGTGGCAGCGCTGGCAGAATCAAGAGTGCGTGTCGAGACGGCACGCTGGCAGATGAGTAATGCGCAGAACGGTTGGCATGTGGCTAGTCACACCATACATGCCGCATGTGCGAGTGGCGGCACTGTGCGTATATATTTTTGTCCCGTGTTCCTGTGAGCTCCACTTATTAGCCGCATGCCTCCTGCTGTCGCTCGCTGCCAATAGGGACATACTACCCGCTCAAGTCCATCGATGGCTTGCTATACCCGGATAGGCGTTTGCCGATGCTCGCCGGATGCACATAATCCCCCACTCTTCTCTAGTGCCTGCTGACGTGCGAcggggattgcaacggcgccagaaagtagcttccctgtgacggtaaagcactcgtccgttgggaaccccaagaggaaggtgtgatgcgtacagcagcaagttttcactcagtaagaaaccaaggtttatcgaaccagtaggagatgaaggccacgtgaaggttgttggtgaaggagtgtagtgcggcgcaacaccagggattccggcgccaacgtggaacctgcacaacacaatcaagatactttgccccaacttaacagtgaggttgtcaatctcaccggcttgctgtaaacaaaggattaaacgtatggtgtggagaatgatgtttgcttgcaaagaacaacagagaacaatgattgcagtaggttgtatttcagatgtaaaagaatggaccggggtccacagttcactagtggtgtctctccaataagataaatagcatgttgggtgaacaaattacagttgggcaattgacaaatagagagggcataacaatgcacatacatatcatgatgactaatatgagatttacttagggcattacgacaaagaacatagacagctatccagcatgcatctatgcctaaaaagtccaccttcgggttagcatccgcaccccttccagtattaagttgcaaacaacagacaattacattaagtactgtgcgtaatgtaaataatacaaatatccttagacaaagcattgatgttttatccctagtggcaacagcacatccataaccttagaactttctgtcactgtcccagattcaatggaggcatgaacccactatcgagcataaatactccctcttggagttacaagtatcaacttggccagagcctctactagcaacggagagcatgcaagatcataaacaacacatatatgatagatcaataatcaacttgacatagtattccatattcatcggatcccaacaaacacaacatgtagcattacaaatagatgatcttgatcatgataggcagctcacaagatctaaacatgatagcacaagaggagaagacaaccatctagctactgctatggacccatagtccaaggatgaactactcacgcatcaatccggaggcgggcatggtgatgtagagccctccggtgatgattcccctctccggcagggtgccggaggcgatctcctgaatcccccgagatgggattggcggcgacggcgtcacagtatgttttctcgtatcgtgactctcggtactagggttttcgcgacggagagtttaagtaggcgaaggggcagagtcgggaggcgcgcgaggggcccaccccatagggcggcgcgccccccctcttggccgcgccgccaggtggggtggccacctcgtggcccctctccgtctctccttcggtcttctggaaggctccgtggaaaataagaccgtgggcttttgtttcgtccaattccgagaatatttcctgtgtaggatttctgaaaccaaaaacagcagaaaacaagaactggcacttcggcatcttgttaataggttagtgccggaaaatgcataaaaatgatgtaaagtgtatataaaacatgtgagtattgtcataaaactagcatggaacataagaaattatagatacgtttgagacgtatcaagcatccccaagcttagtttctactcgccctcgagtaggtaaacgataacaaggataatttctgaagtgacatgctactatcataatcttgatcaatactattgtaaagcatatgagatgaatgaagtgattcaaagcaatggtaaagataatgactaaacaactgaatcatatagcaaagacttttcatgaatagtactttcaagacaagcatcaataagtcttgcataagagttaactcataaatcaataaattcttgatagaaggttttgaagcaacacaaaggaagatataagtttcagcagttgctttcaacttcaacatgtatatctcatggataattgtcaacacaaagtaatatgatgaatgcaaataagcaagtatgtaggaatcaatgcacacagttgacacaagtgtttgcttctaagatggaaagaagtaggtaaactgactcaacataaagtaaaagaaaggcccttcgcagagggaagcagggattactcatgtgctagagcttttattttgaaaacatggaaacaattttgtcaacggtagtaataattcatatgtgttatgcataagacatcctataagttgcaagcctcatgcatcgaataccaatagtgctcgcaccttgtcctaattagctcggatttccatggattatcattgcattacaaatgtttcaaccaagtgtgacaaaggggtacctctatgtcacctgtacaaaggtccaaggagatagatcgcatttgatttctcatttttgatagatctcaacttgaggacatccataccgggacaacatagaaaacagataacggactcctctttaatgcataagcattcaacaacagataatattctcataagagattgaggattaatgtccaaactgaaacttccaccatgatacatggctttggttagcggcccattgttcttctctaacaatatgcatactcaaaccatacaactcatggcaaatcacccttacttcagacaagacgaacatgcatagcaactcacatgatattcaacaaaagttgatggcgtccccagaaacatggttaccgctcaacaagcaacttattaagaaataagatacataagcgacatattctttaccacaatagtttttaagctactttcccatgagctatatattgcaaagacaaggaatgaaattttaaaggtagcacgcaagcaatttactttggaatggcagagaaataccacatagtaggtagttatggtggacacaaatggcataagttttggctcaaggttttggatgcacgagaagcattccctctcagtacaaggctttggctagcaaggttgtttgaagcaaacacaagtatgaaccggtacagcaaaacttacataagaacatattgcaagcattataagactctacactgtcttccttgttgttcaaacacctttaccagaaaatatctagaatttagagagaccaatcatgcaaaccaaatttaaacaagctctacagtaattctccactaataggttcaaactacatgatgcaagagcttaaacatgatctatttgagagctcaaaacaattgccaagtatcaaattattcaagaccatataccaattaccacatgaagcattttctgtttccaaccaaatagcaataaacgaagcggttttcaaccttcgccatgaacattaagagtaaagctaagaacaccagtgttcatatgaaacagcggagcgtgtctttctcccacacaatgaatgctaggatccgaatttattcaaacaaaaacaaaaataaaagcatacagacgctccaagtaaagcacataagatgtgacggaataaaaatatagtttcactagaggtgacctgataagttgttgatgaagaaggggatgccttgggcatccccaagcttagatacttgagtcttcttgaaatatgcagggatgaaccacgggggcatccccaagcttagacttttcactcttcttgatcgtattatatcatcctcctctcttgacccttgaaaacttcctccacaccaaactcaaaacaatctcattagagggttagtgcataatcaaaaatataTATGACATACATTCATGTCACCTGCTGTCTAGCACACATGTTCGAATCATAACAAGAAGTTGGTCGTGCAGCCGTGCCCTTCAACGCCATGAAGAAGAAGGTCGAGTTCCTCGACGTGGACAAGTGCGAGTGCAaatacaccatcgagtgtgatggCGTTGAGACATCCACGTGGAACATCAAGATGAAGCCAATGGCTAACGGTGGGAGTGTGGCAACGGTGGAGTGCACATCCAAGGGCATGGAAGCGAAGGACATGATGCTCAAGGCCAAGGACTCTGCCGCCGAAATATTTAAGACTGTTGAGGCATATCTCATTGCCAACCCGGATGCCTACAACTAAGTCAGCAAAGAGGGATCATATGTAATGATGGTGCTTTCTCCCCGATCGAATAAAACTAGTCCAACATCACTGGTATGCTACAGCAAGCTGGATGTGGACTTATGAAGTTAAATAAAAGGAAACTTTATGGACCTGTGTGTGTTTTTTTGAATCTTGTGTATCTTGCTTATGTATCTTCTTCATGGTTTTACACAAGACTAAAAGGAAGTATTTAAAATACATGACACTCTTATTTAAAATTAGTAGGTTTTTTCAAGACATAAAATTACGAAGATTACGAATCACGGTCCATCAGAAATAGTCGTTGAAAAATACATAGAAAATGCACCACTGATGACATGGAGCCCTACTTTGCTTGCCGATTCAACTCTTCAACTTATTCAAATGTTAAGTGAACAACAACTCTGTCAAAAAGGATAACAAGATAATAATAATACCGAAACAAAACGTTCAAGAATGAGAAATAATAGGCAAGACCAATAAAATCATCACCAAAGTAGAAAAGGTGTTGATCATCAAATATATATTATGGCGTATAAATTTACGTTTCTCCCTTGCACTAAGTTTTATATAGTCGAAGCACACCAAAGTCCAAGTACATCAAATCGGAAGTACTTGGGTATGGATGGGTTCACGAGATTCCAAGAAAAAAATTATACTAGTCGAGAGCATCCAATGCAAAGAACGTATGCTTTCTTAGATGCGACTGAACAAAGGCTACTTGTCTAACTAACTCCCTCGTCATAAAACTATATTCCAATCCTGCACTTCGGGAACAACACGTCCGCGTCGATGTCATTATCCTGCACATCCTTGGACGTGCATTCCACCTTCGCCACACTCCCAACGTCCGTTGGCTTCATATTGATGTTCCACGTGGACGTCTCAACATCGTCACACTCTATGGTGTATTTGCACTCGCACTTGTCCACATTGAGAAACTTAACCTTCTTCTTTCTGACGTTGAAGGGAATGGCTGCACAATAAAGTGTGTGTTACGATTTTAACATTTGGGCCGGAGAGAAGGTGACATGAATGTATGTCATATTTGTGGTATGTGTACCTGAGCCGCAGTTGTAATGCCTAACAATATCGGCGCCGCCATCTCCGTCAACGTGGTTCAATACATGTTCTTGTTCGCTAGCCATAAGAACTTGACATGAGGGGGCACCCAGCACTTCCAGATTAGTTTCCAAGCGTTGCAAGCGATTGATCCCTGGAAGGATGCGAGGTAGCAAGCGCTTCAGATGTGATGATCTTGACTTGGTTAAGATCCTGGGCGGTTTGAATGTCCCCTAGCTGCCTTCTTGCAAGTAACTGGGTGTGCCGCTTTCTGACTCCAGGCTTAATTGCTCTGATCTTCAGCCGATCTTGGACGCATTCAGCAAGAAAGTTTGCTTGCTGGAAAATGCCCACCTCCTACGGAGGCCGTCTAACCTTGGTCAAAGCCGTCCACGCTGCACTACCAATCTTTCAGATGATTGCACTCAAATACCCCGAATGGCTCATCCCTAAGATTGtgaacactagtggaaaacagctcTTTTGTCACGGGCCgtaagggccttttgtcacgggcggccagccgcgacaacgaaggcgcgacaaaaggtccacccttttgtcgcgggtcgcttaccacccgcgacatatggtccaccacgtggcaggcgcggGATGCCCCAGGGcacacccttttgtcgcgggcggtattaccacccgcgacaaaaggacctctacgtggcgcgcgcagaacgctgctgctttagggtttgaggtgtgcagcaaccccccccccccccccgccaccgtccccccttttatttcattttttcattttaaaataaaagttgcatatatttgtacgctactacaagttgtacacgttcattcattatatatagatcgagcaaacaaatattggGAGCAAAACttcgtagattccccttacacatatacatggagctcactaccaccgggactaaagcccgtcgTCTATTCGAACTAATACATGGGGATCATTTGTTgcgcctatttggactaaacaagccgttgTCGTCTATTACTTCTTTCATTAGAAGTCCCGCCAATTCCTCCGTAATTCCTAGTATGTGCTCGTGTGGTTGGAGcttctcccgcatgaagtcgacctatataggaaaatgagatgaatatgactatatcaatcttgataacgaaatactgACGATAATAaactaaagttgtgaatgttattgcttacgttgaatctattatcgttgtgcttctcagtggttaacatgcgaatggactcgcaaacgtagtatccacatagattcgtcccctgtggctgctgggcgcacggtacaagagtaaatgttagcttctctgcgAAGTTACCCGCAATATTCTTCTTCAAAGCTTTCCAacacctgccaggcaaaagaatgattgaatgagtggataattaattgatatctcacgaaagatatagcaCGGCAATGATTGAAATTACGTCTGGAGAATCTTCTGCAAGTCGCGGAAgccgtccaggcctctactcaatgggtcccttacttcaactattcccttatcaacttgaatatttagcagaatccagtagaaactgcacatgtttatatatatacgtcatgaattacacatcacatcgagtaagaaaaattgaatgtgcacaacatatcagtaagactctcacctgtagttgtaaggaaacagtattgaatcacagaagCTTTGCTCCCctataaaccttagtaggtttcccccccgtTTCTTCGACATTATTCTTTACCGTGtcatgatgtactttatctgggtcaacaaacccaacattgaacatcttattacttc includes the following:
- the LOC139829937 gene encoding pathogenesis-related protein 1-like yields the protein MASTNSWTLELESKVSAPRKFRACVMDWHTLAPKLAPHVIDNAHHVEGDGGTGTVRHYNCGSAVPFNAMKKKVEFLDVDKCECKYTIECDGVETSTWNIKMKPTANGGSVAIVECTSKGVQANDMMLKAKESAAEMFKTVEAYLIANPNAYN